From the Plectropomus leopardus isolate mb chromosome 18, YSFRI_Pleo_2.0, whole genome shotgun sequence genome, one window contains:
- the znf706 gene encoding zinc finger protein 706 isoform X1: MSSCHTVCECVPSKIHVLLFLKDFARMARGHQKLQSQQKNAKKQAEMKKAKGHDQKTAAKAALLFTCSVCKSQMPDPKTFKQHFESKHPKSPLPPELEGVEA, from the exons ATGAGCAGCTGTCACactgtctgtgagtgtgtgcccAGCAAAATACACgtactgttgtttttaaaag ACTTTGCCAGAATGGCACGGGGGCATCAGAAGCTTCAGTCTCAGCAGAAAAATGCCAAGAAACAGGCGGAGATGAAGAAGGCCAAAGGTCATGATCAAAAGACTGCAGCCAAGGCAGCACTGTTATTCACCTGCTCTGTGTGCAAG TCCCAGATGCCTGACCCAAAAACCTTCAAGCAACACTTTGAGAGCAAGCACCCGAAATCCCCTCTGCCCCCTGAGTTAGAGGGAGTCGAGGCATAA
- the znf706 gene encoding zinc finger protein 706 isoform X2, whose product MARGHQKLQSQQKNAKKQAEMKKAKGHDQKTAAKAALLFTCSVCKSQMPDPKTFKQHFESKHPKSPLPPELEGVEA is encoded by the exons ATGGCACGGGGGCATCAGAAGCTTCAGTCTCAGCAGAAAAATGCCAAGAAACAGGCGGAGATGAAGAAGGCCAAAGGTCATGATCAAAAGACTGCAGCCAAGGCAGCACTGTTATTCACCTGCTCTGTGTGCAAG TCCCAGATGCCTGACCCAAAAACCTTCAAGCAACACTTTGAGAGCAAGCACCCGAAATCCCCTCTGCCCCCTGAGTTAGAGGGAGTCGAGGCATAA